One genomic window of Vibrio ziniensis includes the following:
- a CDS encoding AAA family ATPase, with translation MLTLTLIRGLPGSGKSTLAKTLNGVHLEADMYFVNEQGEYLYRPEAIGEAHQWCQSQADYWLHQRENVVVSNTFVKLWEMSAYKKLAKKYKAKLKIIVCRESYGNIHGVGEDVIERMRKDWQE, from the coding sequence ATGCTGACTCTCACTCTTATCCGTGGTTTGCCAGGCTCTGGTAAATCAACTTTAGCAAAAACACTCAACGGCGTGCATTTGGAGGCGGATATGTATTTTGTGAATGAGCAGGGGGAATATCTGTATCGTCCTGAAGCGATTGGAGAGGCTCACCAATGGTGTCAGAGCCAGGCAGATTATTGGCTGCATCAGAGGGAAAATGTTGTTGTTTCAAACACTTTTGTAAAACTCTGGGAAATGAGTGCGTACAAGAAGTTAGCTAAAAAATACAAAGCCAAGCTTAAGATTATTGTTTGTCGCGAATCCTATGGAAATATCCACGGAGTAGGGGAAGATGTCATTGAGAGAATGAGAAAAGACTGGCAAGAATAA
- a CDS encoding ABC transporter permease, with protein MSWFKLIKAEVKALFTNPVVVLTVFGGVVFYSFLYPLPYSQQTPREQTLTIVNLDKSQASFQLERMVDATPQVQVVQRNSTIEEAKKAFLNKDVSGILVIPEHFYKDLMLEKSTSLAYAGDASYFLVYGTLVEGLAQAGGTIAAKTKVARLLVDGEPLSLASKHYSPTGQNLKPTFNARMGYVDYVVPAVFVLILQQTMLIASGMMVGTQKHGHGYWSQLSSLKLIALRSVVIVPIYYLLSMYYFGASFSLHGVNTLAHATELLMLLLPFLLSSCFIGIWLGSITPRRELVTLVVLLSSMPLIFSAGFIWPIEALPQPIVWASKLFPSTPAIQGFLALNQMSAEWRQIAPQWTLLWGQVLVWLFLAWWQHRKTLRPDVIKAK; from the coding sequence ATGAGCTGGTTTAAATTAATTAAAGCTGAAGTAAAAGCACTGTTCACTAACCCCGTAGTCGTTCTCACTGTGTTTGGCGGTGTTGTATTCTATTCATTTCTGTACCCACTTCCTTACAGTCAGCAAACACCTAGAGAACAAACTCTCACCATCGTGAACTTGGATAAGAGCCAAGCTAGTTTTCAATTAGAACGTATGGTTGATGCCACTCCTCAAGTTCAAGTGGTACAGCGAAATTCCACGATTGAAGAAGCGAAGAAAGCCTTTTTAAACAAAGACGTCAGTGGCATTCTGGTCATTCCTGAACATTTCTATAAAGACTTAATGCTAGAGAAAAGTACTTCACTCGCCTATGCTGGCGATGCATCTTACTTCTTAGTTTACGGAACGTTAGTTGAGGGATTGGCTCAGGCGGGAGGCACAATAGCAGCAAAAACCAAGGTTGCTCGCCTGTTGGTTGATGGAGAACCACTTTCTCTTGCGTCAAAACATTACTCCCCAACAGGGCAAAACCTCAAGCCTACATTCAATGCTCGAATGGGTTATGTTGATTACGTTGTCCCTGCTGTGTTCGTACTCATACTGCAACAAACAATGCTGATTGCTTCAGGCATGATGGTAGGAACACAAAAGCATGGTCATGGATACTGGAGCCAACTTTCGAGTCTGAAGCTCATTGCGTTAAGAAGCGTTGTAATCGTCCCAATTTACTATCTGCTAAGTATGTATTACTTCGGCGCTAGCTTTAGCTTGCATGGCGTAAACACACTTGCTCATGCAACAGAACTGCTGATGCTCCTACTACCGTTTTTGCTTTCTTCTTGCTTTATCGGGATTTGGCTTGGTTCAATCACACCAAGGAGGGAACTGGTAACGTTAGTAGTATTGCTAAGTTCAATGCCTTTAATTTTTTCTGCCGGTTTTATATGGCCGATAGAAGCCTTACCTCAACCAATCGTGTGGGCTTCAAAACTTTTTCCAAGTACTCCAGCGATACAAGGTTTCTTAGCACTGAATCAAATGAGTGCTGAGTGGCGGCAGATCGCACCACAGTGGACTTTATTGTGGGGACAGGTTTTGGTCTGGCTGTTTTTGGCTTGGTGGCAACATAGAAAAACACTGCGCCCTGACGTTATTAAGGCGAAATAA